In Pyxidicoccus trucidator, a single genomic region encodes these proteins:
- a CDS encoding RNA polymerase sigma factor, whose translation MADAWLGQLYERYGFLVHRRCMQLVRRPEDAEDALQETFLRVKRYGPPREGEATLAWLYTVAARCCFDLMEKRGREPVAEESQLAALEERGGGSTEDADRRALLGAALRTLDGKTRTIGVLHYLDGYTQEEVAEQTGFSRKTVGKKLKTFEDRIRQLFGGRGNEAPR comes from the coding sequence ATGGCTGACGCGTGGCTGGGTCAGCTCTACGAGCGCTATGGCTTCCTCGTGCACCGACGGTGCATGCAACTGGTCCGTCGCCCCGAGGACGCCGAGGACGCGCTCCAGGAGACCTTCCTCCGGGTGAAGCGCTACGGCCCGCCGCGCGAGGGCGAGGCCACGCTCGCCTGGCTCTACACGGTGGCAGCCCGGTGCTGCTTCGACCTGATGGAGAAGCGCGGCCGTGAGCCCGTGGCCGAGGAGTCCCAGCTCGCCGCCCTGGAGGAGCGCGGCGGCGGCTCCACCGAGGACGCGGACCGGCGCGCGCTGCTCGGCGCCGCGCTGCGCACGCTGGACGGCAAGACGCGCACCATCGGCGTGCTCCACTACCTGGACGGCTACACGCAGGAAGAGGTGGCCGAGCAGACGGGCTTCTCGCGGAAGACTGTCGGCAAGAAGCTCAAGACATTCGAGGACCGCATCCGCCAGCTCTTCGGCGGACGCGGCAACGAGGCCCCACGATGA
- a CDS encoding DUF4384 domain-containing protein — protein MTAPLPPSPRGPECPPAAVLEALSAGEPTPDATRAHVKGCAACGAQLDALTTGRDAFLRARPTDRFLRQLERREEAPARAPSPWRRLFPVLAAVVPVLVLVLVVGPRLLQEGPGVTWKGDAFRVVAARAGAEAAPLAQDSTVKAGDRLRFAYEAPEAGHLLVLELDGRGGASVFHPFDGTTSAPLAAGQRDFLPGSVELDDAPGTEWLFAVFSPRPLQAEPLLAQLREQAGRAAPTLTCDGCRVSTLRLRKAP, from the coding sequence ATGACCGCTCCCCTCCCCCCCTCTCCTCGCGGGCCCGAGTGCCCTCCCGCCGCCGTGCTCGAAGCCCTCTCGGCCGGCGAGCCCACGCCGGACGCGACGCGCGCCCACGTGAAGGGGTGTGCCGCATGCGGCGCGCAGCTCGACGCGCTCACCACCGGCCGGGACGCCTTCCTCCGCGCCCGCCCGACGGACCGCTTCCTGCGCCAGCTCGAGCGCCGCGAGGAGGCACCCGCCCGCGCGCCGTCGCCCTGGCGCCGCCTGTTTCCGGTGCTCGCCGCCGTGGTGCCCGTGCTCGTGTTGGTGCTGGTGGTCGGCCCCCGCCTGCTCCAGGAAGGCCCCGGTGTCACCTGGAAGGGAGACGCCTTCCGCGTGGTGGCCGCACGCGCGGGCGCGGAAGCCGCCCCACTGGCCCAGGACAGCACCGTGAAGGCGGGAGACCGGCTGCGCTTCGCCTACGAGGCGCCCGAGGCCGGGCACCTGCTCGTGCTGGAGCTGGACGGCCGGGGCGGCGCGAGCGTCTTCCATCCGTTCGACGGCACGACCTCCGCACCGCTCGCCGCCGGCCAGCGCGACTTCCTGCCCGGCAGCGTGGAGCTGGACGACGCGCCGGGCACGGAGTGGCTCTTCGCCGTCTTCTCCCCGCGCCCGCTCCAGGCGGAACCGCTGCTCGCCCAACTGCGTGAGCAGGCGGGCCGCGCCGCGCCCACCCTCACCTGCGACGGCTGCCGCGTCTCCACGCTGCGCCTGCGCAAGGCTCCCTGA
- a CDS encoding caspase family protein, whose product MRWLSLLLVLLWPALAPAETVRLLVSIGANVGDPDDAVLRFADDDAARVRQLFVELGGVRADRASVLVDASAQDVRQKLAEVAGRIAELRGEGHDPVLVVYVSSHAKAGMLHLAGTHLPLTELRDTARKAGARLTVVVVDACESGTLAQKKGGRAAPAYDVALEKLPLHGQVVISSSGPAELSEEWDSLQGSLFTHHLLTGLRGDADADADGKVSLSEAYTYSYRRTVAGAAGAGQHPAYALELAGTGELVLTEPSVARSALVFPAAASGRYVVSSRPRPDVVAEVEKQPGRPLRIAVPPGRYLVRKRAGASTGLLEVELPFGGERQVNESALEWRRYQEVAVKGGALELKSAAVLALGRVEGAAIPGTGTRVSAALGYRHTQGAWWALGTVSGTRARYRGVGLGITEGALGLGASAGYRWLEWALVPHVGLSVELTGLRQSFLRDREEDIQDTMGVPPLAPRSALGVAAGPVVGLEVPLPGPTFALLQGQLLVRYLPPSSEGVAPLRLAPLASAGAGFRF is encoded by the coding sequence ATGCGGTGGCTGTCCCTGCTGCTCGTGCTCCTGTGGCCGGCCCTGGCGCCGGCGGAGACCGTGCGCCTGCTCGTGTCCATCGGCGCCAACGTGGGAGACCCGGACGACGCGGTGCTGCGCTTCGCGGATGACGACGCGGCCCGGGTGCGCCAGCTCTTCGTCGAGCTGGGTGGCGTGCGCGCGGACCGGGCGTCGGTGCTGGTGGATGCATCGGCGCAGGACGTGCGCCAGAAGCTCGCGGAGGTGGCGGGCCGCATCGCCGAGCTGCGTGGCGAAGGCCACGACCCGGTGCTGGTGGTCTACGTCTCCTCGCACGCGAAGGCCGGGATGCTGCACCTGGCCGGCACGCACCTGCCGCTCACCGAGCTGCGCGACACCGCGCGCAAGGCCGGCGCGCGCCTCACCGTGGTGGTGGTCGACGCGTGCGAGAGTGGCACGCTCGCCCAGAAGAAGGGCGGCCGCGCTGCGCCGGCCTATGACGTCGCGCTGGAGAAGCTGCCACTGCACGGTCAGGTGGTCATCTCGTCGAGCGGCCCGGCGGAGCTGAGCGAGGAGTGGGACTCCCTCCAGGGCTCGCTCTTCACACACCACCTGCTCACGGGCCTGCGCGGCGACGCGGACGCGGACGCGGATGGCAAGGTGTCCCTCTCCGAGGCGTACACGTATTCCTACCGGCGCACGGTAGCGGGCGCGGCCGGTGCGGGGCAGCACCCCGCGTACGCGCTGGAGCTGGCCGGCACGGGCGAGCTGGTCCTTACGGAGCCCTCGGTGGCGCGGAGCGCGCTCGTCTTCCCCGCCGCCGCGTCGGGGCGCTACGTGGTGTCCAGCCGCCCCCGCCCGGACGTCGTCGCCGAGGTGGAGAAGCAGCCCGGCCGTCCCTTGCGAATCGCGGTGCCTCCGGGGCGCTACCTCGTGCGCAAGCGCGCCGGGGCGAGCACCGGCCTGCTGGAGGTGGAGCTGCCCTTCGGCGGCGAGCGGCAGGTGAACGAGTCCGCGCTGGAGTGGCGGCGCTACCAGGAGGTCGCGGTGAAGGGCGGCGCACTGGAGCTCAAGAGCGCGGCGGTGCTCGCGCTCGGGCGCGTGGAGGGGGCGGCCATTCCCGGAACGGGCACCCGCGTGTCGGCCGCGCTGGGCTACCGGCACACGCAGGGCGCGTGGTGGGCGCTGGGCACGGTGTCGGGTACACGCGCCCGCTACCGGGGCGTGGGGCTCGGCATCACCGAGGGCGCGCTGGGGCTGGGCGCGTCCGCGGGCTACCGCTGGCTGGAGTGGGCGCTGGTGCCCCACGTGGGCCTGTCCGTGGAGCTCACGGGCCTGCGGCAGTCCTTCCTGCGTGACAGGGAAGAGGACATCCAGGACACGATGGGCGTGCCCCCGCTGGCCCCGCGCAGCGCGCTGGGCGTGGCGGCCGGCCCCGTGGTGGGCCTGGAGGTGCCGCTGCCCGGTCCCACCTTCGCGCTCCTCCAAGGGCAGCTGCTCGTGCGCTACCTGCCGCCCTCCAGCGAGGGAGTGGCTCCCCTGCGCCTCGCGCCGCTCGCCTCCGCGGGCGCGGGCTTCCGCTTCTGA